The sequence below is a genomic window from Sphingobacterium sp. ML3W.
CAACTGTTTAATATCAGCCGTTATTAAATCAATAATTTGATATATGAAGACGTTAGGTCAATTTATAATTGAAAAGCAAGCAGATTTTCCATTTGCAAAGGGGGAGTTATCCCGTTTATTAAGAGATATTGCCATAGCAGCAAAATTAGTAAACCGTGAAGTCAATAAAGCAGGGTTAGCAGATCTGCTCGGTGCTTGTGGTGATATGAATATACAAGGTGAAGATCAGCAAAAATTGGATGTATATGCCGATGTTCAATTCATATCGGCTCTTCAACAGGGGGGAGAGTGCTGCTATGTAGCCTCGGAGGAGCATGAATTTGGAATCGACTTATCAAAAGGTGATGTCTCCAAAAACGCAAAGTATATAGTCTGTATTGATCCCTTGGATGGTTCCTCAAACATTGACGTGAATGTTTCTGTTGGTACTATTTTTTCAATCTATAGAAGAGCAAGTACAGAACAGGTAACAATGGCTGATGATCTGCTGCAAAAAGGTGAAAAACAAATAGCTGCCGGATATATTATTTATGGTTCTTCGACCATGCTTGTTTATACAACCGGAAATGGCGTAAATGGCTTTACTTTGGACCCTTCTATAGGGGAGTTTTGTTTGTCTCATCCAAATATGAAAATACCGGAAAATGGACAGATTTACTCTATCAACGAAGGAAATTATATAAAATTCCCACAAGCAATCAAAAACTATATTAAATATTGTCAGATTGAAGATTCGGCTTCAAAACGTCCTTATACGTCACGTTATATCGGCTCTATGGTGGCAGATGTGCATCGTAATCTAATCCGTGGAGGGGTGTTTATTTATCCTGAAACTTTATCTTTTCCCAATGGGAAGCTGCGGTTGATGTACGAGTGCAATCCGATGGCTTTTATAATTGAACAGGCAGGGGGGAAGGCCACTACTGGTAGCGATCGTATCTTAACTATTCAACCAACAGCATTACATCAGCGTATCCCCATAGTCATCGGGAGTAGGAAAATGGTGGAGCAGGTTGAATATTTCTATAGTATGGAACTTGAATCATCATTAAATGTGTAAATAAACTGGGCTAAGTTGTTCCTTATTTAGATATCCTTTGCTTAAATTTGATTTTATATTTCATTCGAATCATTATTATATGAAAAAGGTTATAGGGATTATCATGCTGTGCTTGGTTTGTTTTAGTGTCCAAAAGGCAGCAGCACAAGTCAATTCAATCGTGGAGAAGGATACATTGAATTATCCATATCATCCAGAAGCTAATGCAGAGGAAGATCTACAAAAGTTAATTGCGAAAGCTGGTCAAGAGTCTAAGCATATCGTTATTCAAGCAGGTGGCAATTGGTGCATCTGGTGTTTGCGCTTCAATGATTATATTCATAAAACACCAGAAATCAATCAGTATCTGCAAGATAATTATTTGTATTATCATCTCAATTACTCGAAAGAGAACAAAAATGAAGATGTGTTCAAAAAATATGTTCCTGATTCGTTAAAATTAGGTTATCCATTTTTTATCGTGCTGGATAGCAACGGTAAGGTGTTGAAAATACAGGAAAGTGGCGGCTTTGAAGACGGTAAAAGTTATGATAAGACGAAAGTGATGCAGTTTTTCACAACTTGGGCTAAAAAATAAATAAAATACAGCAATAAAAGGGCTTTAGGATATATTCTAAAGCCCTTTTTGTTTTTTTGTAGATTCATTTTGTATAGGTCATGGAATAGCGATTAGGACGATATCGTATTTGGAGATTATATTTCTATTAACAATTGGTTAGTTTTGTAAACTTATTCTCTTGACATGTTGTTTAAGAGATATTCTTGCAGGGTTTCGCAAGTGTTTTTAGGAAAAGTAATCATGGAAGAAAAATTGAGAATATTTGATTTGGCAGAAAGGCAGTTGGAGTTATATCCGGATCTGACCATGTTTTCGAATAAGATAAATGGGGAATGGGAGACGATTACGACTCAAGAATTTTTAGATAAAGTCCAAGCGATAGCAAAGGGGTTAATAACATTAGGTGTTAAGCCCAATGAAAAGGTCGGATTGATAGCGGAAAGTAGCGTGGAATGGCACATCATAGATTTTGCAATCCAACAAATTGGAGCAGTAGTAGTCGCAATCTATCCCAATATTACAGATGCTGATTATCAGTATATCTTTAATGATGCAGAGATTAGAGTTGCTATTGTTAGTACTAAAAGTCTTTACCAAAGAATCGTGAATCTCAAAGATTCAATTTACACCTTAAAGTATATCTTTTGTATTGCTTCGCACGACCAAGTGCGTAATTGGGATGAAATGGTACAGATTGGTGCACAAGTGGAGGATGGACATGTACAAGAACTGAAGAATCAAGTGAAGTCTTCAGACCTCGCCACCTTGATATACACCTCTGGTACTACAGGGAAGCCAAAGGGAGTGATGTTGTCTCATGATAACATCATCGCAAATGTGAGGTCTGCAGAAGAGATCACGCCCTGTAAAGCATACGATAGAGGCTTAACATTCTTACCTCCTTGTCATGCTTATGAAAGGATGGTAATCTACACCTATTTGTATATTGGTATTACCGTATATATTGCAGAATCTTTTGATAAGATTGGTCAAAATTTAATGGAAGTAAAGCCCAATATCATGACCGCGGTTCCTAGGATATTGGAAAAAGTATATGAAAAGATTATCAAAAAGGGGCATGATCTGCATGGTGTAAAACGTAAAATATTTGACTGGGCAGTATCGGTAGGGGAAAAGTATGATCCGAATCCAGCAAAAAGAAGTTTCGTCTATGACCTCAAATTAAACCTTGCTCGAAAACTGGTACTGAATAAATGGTATGAAGGTCTTGGTGGGGCATTACAAACAGTTGCATCTGGTAGTGCATCATTACAAAGTAAATTGACTCGTGTGTTTTTGGCCGCTGGAATTCCCATTTATGAGGGCTATGGTTTGACAGAGGCTTCGCCACTTATTTCGGTAAATCATTATTTGAAAGGTATCCGTGTGGGCACAGTGGGGTTAGCAGTAAAAAATGTTCAGATAAAATTAGCGGAGGATGGGGAAATTTTAGTCAAAGGTCCAAATGTGATGATGGGGTATTATAAAAACCCAGAAGAAACCAATAAGACCATTATTGACGGATGGTTGTATACTGGTGATATTGGGGCTTGGGAAGATGGTATATTTTTAAAAATCATCGATCGTAAAAAAGAGCTTTTTAAGATATCGGGCGGAAAGTATGTCACGCCTCAACCTATTGAGAAAAAACTGGTAGAATCTAAGTTTATCGAACAAGCAATGGTCGTGGGTGATGGAATGAAATTTGCCTCTGCTTTTATCGTTCCTAGTTATGCACACCTCATGGATTGGGCTAAGTCGGAAGAACCGGGTCTTGTACATTTATCTAAACAAGAATTTTTGAAGCAAGATAAAATCATAAAGAAAATAAATCAAGAGGTTCGAATTGCAAACCAACACTTCGGTAATTGGGAACAAATAAAAAGACCCATGATTATTGCAGATGAATTTACAATTGATGGGGGTGAATTGACACCGACACTCAAACTAAAGCGAAAGGTAATCTTAAAGAAATATAAGCAAGAGTACGATCAGCTATATCAAAACTCGGACGATTAAATTTCAAAAAATAGTCATATCCTTAGGTTAGATTTGGGATATTTTTTTGATTTAAAATACCTGTTCAGTCATTTTTAAATGGATTATTTAATGTTATAATTTAAATTTAGGTGCTGAGTACTTCCATTTAGTTTCATTTTTGTGGTCCAAATTCGTGAAATAGTACCTGTAAATTGAGGTGATTAATTTTTAAATGAAATTTAAAATCTTAATTATGAACGATGTAATAATTTATTGTTAAAAAATATGATAAACAGTTTTTAAATACCAATAAATGTACTACTTTTGTAGCACAAACATGGTAGATGTAGCTCAGTTGGTTAGAGCATCGGTTTGTGGTACCGAGGGTCGTGGGTTCGAGCCCCATCATTTACCCGAAGCCAGTACGAAAGTACTGGCTTTTGTTTTTTATACGATTTCAAATCCCATATTCCTTCATCATTAGCCTACTTTTTTATTCGTTTTAAGTATTATACCTTTTGCATCATCATGTGCATATTGCTCGCAAATGTTGGTACATATATTGATGATAGCTCACTGGTCTTGAGAAACAATTTATGCTGATGAAAACACATTTCTATCTTCTTTTGGTTTTAATAGTGGGGTTTGAACCTGTATCTGCACAGCAGCAGCTACCGAAGGGCTTTAGTTATGTTAAGGAAGTCATACCTCATATACATACTGATTTGCGGTATTATGGTTCGCATAACTTTGTCGGTAGAAAAGTTGACGGATATAATGCTCCTGTACTTATCTTAAGTACTAAGGCGACCTATGCATTAAAGAAAATAGAGGCGGAGTTGAATAAGCAAGGTTTGGCGTTGAAAATATTTGACGGTTACCGGCCGCAGAAAGCAGTCTCACATTTTCAAAAATGGGCAGTACAAATTGACGATACGCTAGGGAAAAGAGAGTTTTATCCGCATATCGATAAGCGCAATTTATTCAAGTTGGGCTTTATTGCAAATAAATCTGGACATAGTCGTGGAAGTACTGTCGACCTGACTATTATGGAACTTGAAAATGGCAAGGAGTTGGATATGGGGGGAGCATTTGATTTTTTTGGAGCTGTTTCACATTTCAATAGCCCGGCAATCAATAGTACTCAAAAGAAAAATAGATTGTTATTGAAAAATGTCATGTCGAAATATGGGTTTAAAGGATATATTAAGGAATGGTGGCATTATACACTGGTCGATGAGCCTTATCAAAAAACGTATTTTGATTTCGATGTTAAATAACGATAAACAGACTTTCGCTTGAAGTCTTGAGACTGTATGCGATTCACCTTATCTATCTTATTTTTAAGGATGATCAGATGCTTACGGAAATTTTCCATCTGTTAATCCGCTTTAATCGGACATAATTAATTATTTTCCCTCTAAAAATTCTCTTGATGGAACAGGAGAAATGGATAACTTTGCTTTACATAGGACACCACTAAAATGGTAAATAAAACAAATTTATCTCAGCTTGAAAACCAGAACTCGTTTTAATGTGTTAGTCCTGAATACGTTTATATTACATTTTTTTTATTGAAATTATTGCATGAAACTATCTAAATATATATTGATTTTATTTTTACTGTTGTCCTTTTGTGAGAAGAGCCCGGCTCAGGTAGCAGTTGATACCCTTCATGCGAAGCAAGAGAGCGCTTTAGGTAGTCATTCGCGCAATCGCAATAATTTGAATCGGCGAGAAAATAAATCCCGTCGCAATAATAGCGATACTACTCTTGTACAGAAGGATGTGGCTGCTGATAGTTTGCGTACAGATCTATCAAAAATTAATGTAAAATATATTGCTAATATCCATGCTGGAGCATTGGAAAAAGAGGCTATGCATAAACGCGACCTCCGCATTCAATTCGTTGACAAGGTGCATGCCTTTAAAGAGGTCTTACCAGCAGATTCGGTCACTGCATGGGCAACTTATATAAAAACTCAAATAGCAGACTTAAACGCCTTTCAAAGCAGCTTAGCGAGCTACAATCAAAGTCTTGAACTGACCTTAAGTCAATTGAAAGATTTCCGAACGAAATATAGTCAAAGTGAATCGAATGAACGATTAAATCAATATTTGACGACGTCTGAGCAACAGGTGCAAAGTAAAATAGACTCTGTGAAAGTTTCTGTAGACATGACTTATGATGATTTGAGAGCTTACAGTAGTGTTTCGAATCATGTTAAAGAAACTGTTGCAAAAAATATAAATAAGAAACGTGCTGATTCCTCCACGGTGAAAAGCTCCTTGTGGAAAGCTGGTGGCGCGACAGTTACAAAGGAGAAAATCTTAAATAACTTAAAAAATAACTATAGTAAGAGCAAGTCTCTAGATACTTATGTGAATAAAACTACCTGGACAAGCAGGGTTTTATTGGTTATGCTCGTGCTCGCTTATCTATACTGGATTGCTTCTACAGCTTATGTTTTAAATAAAAATAATAATACAAAGTTAGATACAAAATTGCCCTTTAATCCGTGGGTCCAGATTGGAAAGGCGTTGGTTTTATTATTAACGCTTTTGCCTATTGTTGCTATTGTGACGCCAACATTAGTTATTCAGGGCACCCAATTTCTGATTATTGCCCTGTTTGGGATTTTGTTGAAGAATAAAATTACTTTAAAACACCGCAAGATTGTTGGTTTTTTACTCCTTTTTTATATCTGCGATGTACTTGTCAACTCTGTCGTCAGTGGTGACCTCATCTTGCGTATCGTATGTATTGTATTTAATATTGCAGCCTTATACATTGGTTTCTATTTAAAGAAAAATATCAAAGATAGTGCTGCTGCTGGATACATTCAACTTCCTGTTTTTATTGTATTTGCTATTTTAAATGGTTGTGCTATTCTTTTGAATATTTTAGGGTATGTAGACCATTCGCGTAGTTTTAGTATTGCTGGTGTGGTTGGTTTGGCGCAATCTTTTACGTTGACATTTTTTATGCAAATGATAAAAGATGATGTCAGGAATCAATTTGCGAGAAATAGGATTAAAAAGGGTTTTTGGTTACGGTTTAGTGAGGAACGTGCTTTGAAAACTACAGGCGATGTACTGAAGTTTGTATGTTTACTGCTGGCCATCATTGTATTGGCGAATAACTTACAGTTTGCAGCTTCATTGGCATCTTCTGTCTCCAATTTTTTAAGCAATAACCATCAATTGGGTGGTATCAGTTTTACATTTGGTAATTTGGTATTGGCTGTTATCATACTAAGTGCTGCAAACTGGTTTCAAAAGAACTTGAATCTACTTTTGATCGGAGGTGAAAATGGTACAATAAGTAAAGATTACGATCAAAAGATGACCTTATTTCCGCTATTTAGGTTGATTATTATCGTTGTTGGATTTTTCATAGCGATATCGGCATTGGGAGTAAGTTTAGATAAGTTAACGGTAATCGTGGGGGCACTGAGTGTTGGTATTGGACTTGGGATGCAGAACATCATCAATAATTTTGTGTCTGGAATTATCTTGGCTTTTGATAAGCCTTTTCGGGTTGGCGATCGTATCGAACTGGCTGACAAAAAGGGGCGCGTCAAAGAAATCGGTATTCGTGCGAGTGTCTTGAATACGGGTGATGGTGCTGAGGTTATTATTCCCAATGGAGATCTGTTATCCGGTCGTGTTGTCAATTGGACTTTATCTAATGATGATGCAAAAACTAGTTTTGTGGTGCAGGTAGATCGTTCTGCCGATCTTGAGACATTAAAATCATGGATTAAAAAAGCGGTTGAAAATAGCAAATACAGTAAACCTGAGTTGGGAACGGGAATCAGTGTTCAGGACATCAGTGAGGGGATGATTTATTTAAGCATTAGTTGTTGGATTGATAATTCGGGTAACGCTGGTGGTTTTAAAAATGATGTATTGATCGAATTGGATGATCGCTTCAAAAAGGAAGGATTGAAATTTTTCAGTATTGCTTAATTATCGAAATAGCTGAATATATAGCATCACATACAAGGCCATAACGAAGCAGTTATGGCCTTTTTCATTTTTGAGCTCTTTGCTATGCTTCAAAACTATTTTCTATAATCGGAGATTATCGTGCAAGTATTCTGGTACGTATTACGGTATATCGTATCCGTTATAGGTGGTAACGTGTATTTTAATGGATACAATCTATTATTTTCAATTCTGTTTCCTACATTTACACACCTAAAAACAGTTTTAAAACAAATTATTATTTAACGTCTAAACAGCTATAAATAAAATAAGAAAAACACAAAATTGTTATATAATGTATAAACAACACAGGAAGGTGATGTTCGCTTTAACATTGCCTCTAATGGTGAGTATTGCTCCAGCGCAAGCCAATTTTAGGTCTGAAGCTATTCAACAGGAAACAAACCCTGCACTAACTATTGTAAGTGCAAAAAAAATAAATGCGTCGACTATTGAGGTGCTATTCTCCGATAATCAACGTTTGACTTTCGACTTTTATGGAGGTCATATTTTTCGGTTATTTCAGGATAATGCAGGCGGTATCATTCGTAATCCCGAGGCGAAGCCAGCAGCTGAAATATTAGTTTCAAATCCAAGAAGACCCATCCAGCAGTTAGACCTTAGCGACGCTAATAATCAGATAACTATTACAACAGGTGAAATTACTGTTCTGATTGATAAAACAACCAATTTACTGAAAGTCATCAATCAGAAAAGCAAGGGAGAGGCCATTGTTTTTACGAAGCCAATTCAGTTTGAAAAAGGAAAAGTAACCTTAAGTCTTCAAGAAAATCCGGAGGAATATTTTTATGGTGGCGGTGTCCAGAATGGACGATTCTCTCATAAAGGGAAAATTATTTCGATTGAAAATCAAAATAGTTGGACGGATGGCGGTGTCGCTTCTCCTACTCCTTATTATTGGTCTTCGAAAGGATATGGATTTATGTGGCACACCTTTAAGCCTGGTAAATATGATTTTGGGGCTAAGGAGAAAGGACAGGTTCAGTTAGCACATGATAGCGAATATTTGGATGTTTTCTTTATGGTCAATGAGGGAGCTGTGCCCTTATTGAATGATTTTTATCAATTGACAGGAAATCCTATTTTACTGCCGAAGTTTGGCTTTTATCAGGGACATTTGAATGCTTATAATCGTGATTATTGGAAGGAAGATGAAAAGGGGATTCTGTTTGAAGATGGAAAACGCTATAAAGAAAGTCAAAAGGAAAATGGCGGTGTCAAGGAATCATTGAATGGTGAGTTGAATAATTATCAATTCTCGGCTCGTGCCGTTATTGATCGTTATAAGAAGCATGATATGCCATTTGGCTGGTTATTGCCCAACGATGGTTACGGAGCTGGATATGGACAGACAGAAACTTTGGATGGTAATATTGCCAATCTAAAGAGTTTAGGCGACTATGCGCGTAAAAATGGTGTTGAGATTGGATTGTGGACACAGTCTGACTTACATCCGAAATCTGAAATCAGTGCACTGTTGCAACGTGATATTGTGAAGGAAGTGAGAGATGCGGGTGTACGTGTATTGAAAACTGATGTGGCTTGGGTAGGTGCTGGTTATTCTTTTGGATTGAATGGCGTAGCCGATGTTGGTCATATCATCCCTTATTATGGGAATGATGCTAGACCGTTTACAATATCATTAGACGGCTGGGCAGGTACGCAACGCTATGCAGGAATTTGGTCTGGAGATCAGACTGGTGGTGTTTGGGAGTATATTCGGTTTCATATCCCAACATATCTGGGGTCTGGCTTGTCTGGACAGCCAAATATCACTTCTGATATGGATGGTATTTTTGGTGGAAAAAATAACGCTGTCAATATCCGTGACTTCCAATGGAAAACATTTACGCCTATGGAATTGAATATGGATGGTTGGGGTTCGAATGAAAAGTATCCGCAAGCATTGGGCGAACCTGTTACTTCTATCAATCGAAATTATTTGAAGTTGAAGTCAGAATTGATGCCCTATGCTTATAGTATTGCGAAAGAAGCGGTAGATGGCTTGCCCATGATACGGGCATTATTTTTAGAATATCCTAATGCCTATACGCAAGGGACAGCTACTCAATATGAATACCTTTATGGACCTTCATTATTAGTGGCGCCAATCTATCAAGCTACAAAATCTGATGATAAAGGGAATGATATCCGCAATGGAATCTATTTACCAGCAGGAACTTGGGTTGATTATTTTTCAGGTGATCAATTTGATGGTAATGTTATCCTCAATAATTTTGATGCTCCAATATGGAAATTGCCTGTTTTTGTGAAAAGAGGTGCTATTATCCCGATGACAAATCCGAATAATAATGTGCATGAGATAAACCAGGGTCGTCGGATCTATGAAATTTATCCGGCAGGAAAAACTTCGTTTACTGAATATGATGATGATGGTATTTCTGAGGCTTATAAATTAGGAAAAGGAACTTCAACGTTGATTGAATCTACTTTAGATAACAAAAAACGTGTTTTTGTTACTGTAAAACCTACTGTAGGTGATTTTGATGGATTCATTAAGGATAAGCAAACGGAATTTAGAATAAACGTAACCGCAAAACCTGAAAAATTAACGGCTTCAATCGGGAAACGAAAGTTGAAATTAGTTGAAGTAAAATCTTTGGAAGAATTGGAAAACCAAGAGAACGTGTATTTTTATGAGGCTATGCCGAATATGAACAAATTCTCGACGAAAGGCAGTGAATTTGAAAAGCAGGTCATTACTAAAAATGCACTTGTCCATATTAAATTAGCAGCTACAGATATTACGGTCAATGAAGTGAACTTGTCGGTCGAAGGATTTCAATTTACACCTCCGGATCGTTTCCGTATGACCACAGGTGATTTAGTAGCGCCGCAAAATGCGGTGGT
It includes:
- the fbp gene encoding class 1 fructose-bisphosphatase, whose protein sequence is MKTLGQFIIEKQADFPFAKGELSRLLRDIAIAAKLVNREVNKAGLADLLGACGDMNIQGEDQQKLDVYADVQFISALQQGGECCYVASEEHEFGIDLSKGDVSKNAKYIVCIDPLDGSSNIDVNVSVGTIFSIYRRASTEQVTMADDLLQKGEKQIAAGYIIYGSSTMLVYTTGNGVNGFTLDPSIGEFCLSHPNMKIPENGQIYSINEGNYIKFPQAIKNYIKYCQIEDSASKRPYTSRYIGSMVADVHRNLIRGGVFIYPETLSFPNGKLRLMYECNPMAFIIEQAGGKATTGSDRILTIQPTALHQRIPIVIGSRKMVEQVEYFYSMELESSLNV
- a CDS encoding thioredoxin family protein, with protein sequence MKKVIGIIMLCLVCFSVQKAAAQVNSIVEKDTLNYPYHPEANAEEDLQKLIAKAGQESKHIVIQAGGNWCIWCLRFNDYIHKTPEINQYLQDNYLYYHLNYSKENKNEDVFKKYVPDSLKLGYPFFIVLDSNGKVLKIQESGGFEDGKSYDKTKVMQFFTTWAKK
- a CDS encoding AMP-dependent synthetase/ligase, translated to MEEKLRIFDLAERQLELYPDLTMFSNKINGEWETITTQEFLDKVQAIAKGLITLGVKPNEKVGLIAESSVEWHIIDFAIQQIGAVVVAIYPNITDADYQYIFNDAEIRVAIVSTKSLYQRIVNLKDSIYTLKYIFCIASHDQVRNWDEMVQIGAQVEDGHVQELKNQVKSSDLATLIYTSGTTGKPKGVMLSHDNIIANVRSAEEITPCKAYDRGLTFLPPCHAYERMVIYTYLYIGITVYIAESFDKIGQNLMEVKPNIMTAVPRILEKVYEKIIKKGHDLHGVKRKIFDWAVSVGEKYDPNPAKRSFVYDLKLNLARKLVLNKWYEGLGGALQTVASGSASLQSKLTRVFLAAGIPIYEGYGLTEASPLISVNHYLKGIRVGTVGLAVKNVQIKLAEDGEILVKGPNVMMGYYKNPEETNKTIIDGWLYTGDIGAWEDGIFLKIIDRKKELFKISGGKYVTPQPIEKKLVESKFIEQAMVVGDGMKFASAFIVPSYAHLMDWAKSEEPGLVHLSKQEFLKQDKIIKKINQEVRIANQHFGNWEQIKRPMIIADEFTIDGGELTPTLKLKRKVILKKYKQEYDQLYQNSDD
- a CDS encoding M15 family metallopeptidase, whose amino-acid sequence is MKTHFYLLLVLIVGFEPVSAQQQLPKGFSYVKEVIPHIHTDLRYYGSHNFVGRKVDGYNAPVLILSTKATYALKKIEAELNKQGLALKIFDGYRPQKAVSHFQKWAVQIDDTLGKREFYPHIDKRNLFKLGFIANKSGHSRGSTVDLTIMELENGKELDMGGAFDFFGAVSHFNSPAINSTQKKNRLLLKNVMSKYGFKGYIKEWWHYTLVDEPYQKTYFDFDVK
- a CDS encoding mechanosensitive ion channel family protein, which translates into the protein MKLSKYILILFLLLSFCEKSPAQVAVDTLHAKQESALGSHSRNRNNLNRRENKSRRNNSDTTLVQKDVAADSLRTDLSKINVKYIANIHAGALEKEAMHKRDLRIQFVDKVHAFKEVLPADSVTAWATYIKTQIADLNAFQSSLASYNQSLELTLSQLKDFRTKYSQSESNERLNQYLTTSEQQVQSKIDSVKVSVDMTYDDLRAYSSVSNHVKETVAKNINKKRADSSTVKSSLWKAGGATVTKEKILNNLKNNYSKSKSLDTYVNKTTWTSRVLLVMLVLAYLYWIASTAYVLNKNNNTKLDTKLPFNPWVQIGKALVLLLTLLPIVAIVTPTLVIQGTQFLIIALFGILLKNKITLKHRKIVGFLLLFYICDVLVNSVVSGDLILRIVCIVFNIAALYIGFYLKKNIKDSAAAGYIQLPVFIVFAILNGCAILLNILGYVDHSRSFSIAGVVGLAQSFTLTFFMQMIKDDVRNQFARNRIKKGFWLRFSEERALKTTGDVLKFVCLLLAIIVLANNLQFAASLASSVSNFLSNNHQLGGISFTFGNLVLAVIILSAANWFQKNLNLLLIGGENGTISKDYDQKMTLFPLFRLIIIVVGFFIAISALGVSLDKLTVIVGALSVGIGLGMQNIINNFVSGIILAFDKPFRVGDRIELADKKGRVKEIGIRASVLNTGDGAEVIIPNGDLLSGRVVNWTLSNDDAKTSFVVQVDRSADLETLKSWIKKAVENSKYSKPELGTGISVQDISEGMIYLSISCWIDNSGNAGGFKNDVLIELDDRFKKEGLKFFSIA
- a CDS encoding TIM-barrel domain-containing protein; the protein is MYKQHRKVMFALTLPLMVSIAPAQANFRSEAIQQETNPALTIVSAKKINASTIEVLFSDNQRLTFDFYGGHIFRLFQDNAGGIIRNPEAKPAAEILVSNPRRPIQQLDLSDANNQITITTGEITVLIDKTTNLLKVINQKSKGEAIVFTKPIQFEKGKVTLSLQENPEEYFYGGGVQNGRFSHKGKIISIENQNSWTDGGVASPTPYYWSSKGYGFMWHTFKPGKYDFGAKEKGQVQLAHDSEYLDVFFMVNEGAVPLLNDFYQLTGNPILLPKFGFYQGHLNAYNRDYWKEDEKGILFEDGKRYKESQKENGGVKESLNGELNNYQFSARAVIDRYKKHDMPFGWLLPNDGYGAGYGQTETLDGNIANLKSLGDYARKNGVEIGLWTQSDLHPKSEISALLQRDIVKEVRDAGVRVLKTDVAWVGAGYSFGLNGVADVGHIIPYYGNDARPFTISLDGWAGTQRYAGIWSGDQTGGVWEYIRFHIPTYLGSGLSGQPNITSDMDGIFGGKNNAVNIRDFQWKTFTPMELNMDGWGSNEKYPQALGEPVTSINRNYLKLKSELMPYAYSIAKEAVDGLPMIRALFLEYPNAYTQGTATQYEYLYGPSLLVAPIYQATKSDDKGNDIRNGIYLPAGTWVDYFSGDQFDGNVILNNFDAPIWKLPVFVKRGAIIPMTNPNNNVHEINQGRRIYEIYPAGKTSFTEYDDDGISEAYKLGKGTSTLIESTLDNKKRVFVTVKPTVGDFDGFIKDKQTEFRINVTAKPEKLTASIGKRKLKLVEVKSLEELENQENVYFYEAMPNMNKFSTKGSEFEKQVITKNALVHIKLAATDITVNEVNLSVEGFQFTPPDRFRMTTGDLVAPQNAVVTEEHKAAYTLTPSWDKVNLADYYEIEFNDMLYTTIKDNTLLFDGLKAETEYTFKLRAVNKQTKSDWTEIKAVTKSNPLEFAIQNIKGETTAENQEGSGIDKLLDFDESNMWHTVWGKNSLPFDMVLDLKSVNQLDKFHYLSRKGNGSLLKGKVYSSADKDNWTEAGAFEWKSSDEVKVFNFKDHPTARYVKLAITEGVGGFGSGRELYVFKVPGTESYIPGDINNDRLIDRNDLTSYTNYTGLKRGDADFEGYVSNGDINKNDVIDAYDISIVATQLDGGVNDAKLDKVAGQISLTTAKQSYKKGEIIEVTVKGKDLKSVNAISFGLPYQSQDYEFVSVQALAVQDMDNLTNDRLHTSGEKVLYPTFVNIGDKKAINGNEDLFILKLRAKKDVLYNLKAVQGFLVDKYLNTVKF